The following coding sequences are from one Veillonella rodentium window:
- a CDS encoding [FeFe] hydrogenase, group A encodes MSQYEFIDKRVPIALDNPSIYHDISKCKNCTLCRRACADVMSVLDYYDLDANGDVPVCIHCGQCAAACPFDSMHAKSELDKVKAALADPDKIVVIQTAPAVRVSIGEGFGFEPGTFLEGKMVGALRALGADYVVDTNFGADLTIMEEASELVERLNKGGQIPQFTSCCPAWVRFAEIYFPELIPNLSSTRSCIAMEAAMIKTYFAEKKGIDPHNIVSISVNPCTAKKAETKREEENAASRFYDDESLGMDTDISITTREFIRWIQEENIDFNAVEESQFDELIGMETGASIIFGNTGGVMEAAMRTAYKLITDKEPPPYALTHLEDVRGMQGVKEATVQLGDDVTLSVAVVHGGKNARDFLNALKEGDKHYDFIEVMACPGGCIGGGGQPRTKLPQAVKTKEARIGGLYEADENYKWVASYENPEIQALYKNFLGEPLGHKAHELLHTHYTDRSAVLGDRKDVVPETCPTSPKFKG; translated from the coding sequence ATGTCTCAATATGAATTTATCGATAAACGTGTGCCGATTGCGCTCGACAATCCTTCGATTTATCATGACATCTCAAAATGTAAGAACTGCACCTTGTGCCGTCGCGCTTGTGCGGACGTGATGAGCGTGCTCGATTATTACGATCTCGATGCGAACGGCGACGTGCCCGTATGTATTCACTGCGGTCAGTGCGCGGCGGCGTGTCCGTTCGATTCCATGCATGCCAAATCCGAGCTTGATAAGGTGAAAGCAGCCCTCGCGGATCCCGATAAAATCGTTGTCATCCAGACGGCTCCGGCTGTGCGCGTGTCTATCGGTGAAGGCTTCGGCTTCGAGCCGGGCACATTCCTGGAAGGCAAAATGGTCGGCGCTTTGCGCGCTCTCGGTGCCGATTATGTGGTGGATACGAACTTCGGTGCCGATCTGACTATCATGGAGGAAGCGTCCGAGCTCGTAGAACGCCTCAATAAGGGCGGACAGATTCCTCAATTTACGAGCTGCTGCCCTGCGTGGGTACGCTTTGCGGAAATCTATTTCCCTGAACTCATTCCGAACTTGTCGTCCACGCGCTCCTGTATCGCTATGGAAGCGGCTATGATCAAGACGTACTTTGCTGAGAAGAAGGGCATCGACCCTCATAATATCGTATCCATCTCCGTCAACCCTTGTACGGCTAAGAAAGCGGAAACGAAACGGGAAGAAGAAAATGCGGCGTCTCGTTTCTACGATGACGAATCCCTCGGCATGGATACGGACATCTCCATTACGACTCGCGAATTCATCCGTTGGATTCAGGAGGAAAATATCGACTTCAACGCCGTTGAGGAATCTCAATTTGATGAACTGATCGGCATGGAAACCGGTGCGTCCATCATCTTCGGTAACACCGGCGGCGTAATGGAGGCCGCTATGCGTACGGCTTATAAACTCATTACGGACAAAGAACCGCCTCCATACGCGTTGACTCATCTCGAGGACGTACGCGGCATGCAGGGTGTGAAAGAAGCGACCGTTCAGCTCGGCGACGATGTGACCTTGTCTGTGGCGGTTGTGCACGGCGGTAAAAACGCTCGTGATTTCCTCAACGCTTTGAAAGAAGGCGACAAGCATTACGATTTCATCGAAGTCATGGCCTGCCCGGGCGGCTGCATCGGCGGCGGCGGTCAACCGCGCACGAAATTGCCGCAAGCCGTAAAAACGAAGGAAGCCCGCATCGGCGGACTGTATGAAGCGGACGAAAACTATAAATGGGTCGCTTCTTATGAAAACCCTGAAATTCAGGCATTATATAAGAACTTCCTGGGTGAACCGTTGGGCCATAAGGCGCATGAACTGTTGCATACACATTATACGGATCGCAGTGCGGTGCTCGGCGATCGCAAGGACGTAGTGCCTGAAACATGCCCTACATCCCCTAAATTCAAAGGATAA
- a CDS encoding glycoside hydrolase family 3 N-terminal domain-containing protein yields the protein MKSIIQRVILGMGVILTVILAASCKHQNTGSEGIRQFSYRGLVASDKPVTEKVDTWLDAMSREDKIGQLMMISLHGTELGQSQRDVIRKYRVGGILLTNENLMYKNQVKAFIEEIHQTAVTSSLVTPYIAINRDKVERRGDIFLRLPEASKMGQYSIDRIINLTTRSAIELRDMGFNLVIGPNANLGVPHISYTADPTWAGHINLAMAERYQINHMWFAYNYFPSLGTGDRMFSSADETKDYLSDNDVAVFKRLVKQTTPNTYMVMVSHAQFPAIDSEHLASSSKSIITDWLRSDLGYDGIIMTDRIDVGALQSNQNIGDYAVASVLAGSDIILLDADTTHIDEVHRALSRAVENGDISEERLNASVRRILSMKMQEHAD from the coding sequence ATGAAAAGTATAATTCAGCGAGTCATTTTAGGGATGGGCGTAATCCTGACAGTCATTTTGGCCGCTTCATGTAAACATCAGAATACGGGGAGCGAAGGCATTCGGCAGTTCTCGTATCGCGGATTGGTGGCTTCGGATAAACCTGTCACGGAAAAGGTCGATACATGGCTGGATGCTATGTCGAGAGAGGATAAAATCGGACAGCTCATGATGATCAGCCTGCATGGTACCGAGCTGGGGCAGTCGCAACGGGACGTCATTCGTAAATATCGGGTGGGCGGTATTTTGTTGACCAATGAGAACCTGATGTACAAGAACCAGGTGAAAGCTTTCATCGAGGAGATTCATCAGACGGCGGTGACATCGAGCTTGGTGACGCCGTACATCGCAATCAACCGGGACAAGGTGGAACGCAGGGGCGATATTTTTTTGCGTCTGCCCGAGGCGTCCAAGATGGGACAATATTCGATTGACCGCATCATCAATCTTACGACCCGGTCCGCTATCGAATTGCGCGATATGGGCTTTAATCTCGTTATCGGACCTAATGCGAATCTGGGGGTGCCGCATATTTCCTATACGGCGGACCCGACATGGGCGGGTCATATCAATTTGGCTATGGCCGAGCGCTATCAGATCAATCATATGTGGTTCGCTTACAATTATTTCCCCTCGTTGGGAACGGGGGACCGCATGTTTTCCTCCGCTGATGAGACGAAGGACTACTTGAGCGATAATGATGTGGCCGTATTCAAGCGCCTTGTGAAACAGACGACGCCGAATACATATATGGTCATGGTCAGCCATGCGCAGTTTCCCGCCATCGACAGCGAACATCTGGCGAGTTCATCAAAGTCGATCATAACGGATTGGCTGCGATCCGACCTGGGTTATGACGGCATTATCATGACGGACCGCATCGATGTCGGTGCGTTGCAGTCAAATCAGAACATCGGCGATTATGCGGTGGCGTCCGTCTTGGCCGGCAGCGACATCATCCTTCTCGATGCGGATACGACGCATATCGATGAGGTACATCGCGCTTTATCCCGCGCCGTGGAAAACGGAGACATTTCCGAAGAACGACTTAACGCATCGGTAAGGCGGATTCTGTCCATGAAAATGCAGGAACATGCGGACTGA
- a CDS encoding sigma-70 family RNA polymerase sigma factor, with amino-acid sequence MLISDELPNIQRCQSPEKHTDRPILQTMVCSPEVLASITDENLVRICQRRNMRVQTVLYQPWSPDEIHYDAAQIELCRRYRPLILHYTNFTMNRAFREDLEGYLWAVLVDSIYSYDTEGPVPFAGFVKAGIRYGQMNYFKHQRRQWQREIHLPDTTTDGDEKQLAMDQFASADCVEDEVLNREMEQQLRHRLVWALSRLTETQRSLLRQVYGDSKSFTAISEELNCSRQAVQQRHERAIRKLRKYLTTDFEDLADYGS; translated from the coding sequence ATGTTAATTTCTGATGAATTACCAAATATTCAACGGTGTCAGTCGCCGGAGAAACATACGGATCGTCCGATTTTGCAGACCATGGTGTGCTCGCCGGAGGTGTTGGCATCGATTACGGACGAAAATCTGGTGCGTATATGTCAGCGCCGGAATATGCGGGTGCAAACCGTGCTGTACCAGCCGTGGAGTCCCGATGAAATTCATTATGATGCGGCACAGATCGAGCTGTGTCGGCGGTATCGTCCGCTCATTCTGCATTACACGAACTTCACGATGAATCGCGCGTTCAGAGAGGACCTTGAAGGGTATCTGTGGGCGGTTCTCGTGGACTCGATTTACAGCTATGATACGGAGGGGCCCGTGCCGTTTGCAGGTTTTGTGAAAGCCGGCATCCGATACGGTCAGATGAATTACTTCAAACATCAGCGTCGTCAGTGGCAGCGGGAAATACATCTGCCGGATACGACGACGGACGGTGACGAAAAGCAGCTGGCCATGGATCAGTTCGCCTCCGCGGATTGCGTGGAGGACGAGGTGTTGAACCGGGAGATGGAACAGCAGTTGCGGCATCGTCTCGTATGGGCCTTGTCACGCCTGACGGAAACACAAAGGTCTTTACTGCGTCAGGTATATGGCGACTCTAAAAGCTTTACCGCCATCAGCGAAGAACTGAATTGCAGCCGTCAAGCGGTGCAGCAACGCCACGAACGGGCGATCAGGAAATTGCGAAAATATCTGACAACGGATTTTGAGGATCTGGCGGATTATGGCTCGTAG